A section of the Primulina eburnea isolate SZY01 chromosome 1, ASM2296580v1, whole genome shotgun sequence genome encodes:
- the LOC140837463 gene encoding glycosyltransferase BC10-like, producing MKNKHEEKQQLITAVSLLNSQGYLHNLIIYFLFFGSGLVIGIILSSYLKEIPLGSQRKRFTDDIVQSSSLSISSSPPPPSPPPPLLPPPPPPPTTALPPPCPQPLPPIPAGRIGLKDYIKPPIAMHDMKEEELLWRASMVPKIREFPFKRTPKVAFMFLAKGNLPLAPLWDRFFSGHEGLYSIYVHAQPSFNGTMPEDSVFYGRRIPSKEVEWGKFNMIEAEKRLLANALLDISNQRFLLLSESCIPLFNFETIYDYLVYSHTTFVESYDLLGPVGRGRYNKRMMPHVTLEQWRKGAQWFEMDREMALEVISDHKYHFLFKRYCKPACYSDEHYLPTMLTMKFPTRNANRTLTWVDWSKGGPHPAKFLRLDLTVEMLNQMRTGTECVYNGKPTNVCYLFARKFTANALDRLLRFAPKVMNF from the exons ATGAAGAACAAACATGAAGAAAAGCAACAATTGATCACAGCCGTTAGTCTCCTCAATTCTCAAGGCTACCTTCATAATCTCATTATTTATTTCCTCTTCTTCGGTTCCGGTTTAGTCATTGGAATCATTCTAAGTTCCTATCTAAAAGAAATCCCACTTGGCTCGCAACGCAAGCGATTCACCGATGACATCGTCCAGTCTTCTTCATTATCCATATCATCATCGCCACCACCGCcttctcctcctcctcctctgcTACCGCCTCCCCCGCCTCCTCCAACAACCGCGCTGCCTCCTCCGTGTCCACAACCTCTGCCTCCGATCCCAGCAGGAAGAATTGGGCTGAAAGATTATATCAAGCCACCAATTGCCATGCATGACATGAAGGAGGAGGAACTGCTCTGGAGAGCTTCGATGGTGCCCAAGATTCGTGAATTCCCATTCAAACGTACACCGAAAGTTGCTTTCATGTTTCTGGCGAAAGGGAATTTGCCGCTGGCTCCTCTTTGGGACAGATTCTTCAGTGGCCATGAAGGATTGTATTCGATATACGTGCATGCTCAGCCGTCGTTCAATGGGACGATGCCGGAAGATTCGGTGTTCTATGGCCGGAGGATTCCAAGTAAG GAAGTAGAATGGGGAAAATTCAACATGATCGAAGCTGAAAAACGACTTCTAGCCAACGCATTGCTGGATATATCGAACCAACGGTTCCTTCTGTTGTCCGAATCTTGCATTCCATTGTTCAACTTCGAAACAATCTACGACTACCTGGTCTACTCGCACACGACATTTGTCGAATCTTACGACCTGTTGGGTCCGGTGGGTCGGGGGCGATACAACAAGCGAATGATGCCACACGTGACTTTGGAACAATGGCGTAAGGGCGCCCAATGGTTCGAGATGGACCGGGAGATGGCCCTAGAGGTGATATCTGACCACAAATACCACTTTTTGTTCAAGAGATACTGCAAGCCGGCTTGCTATTCGGACGAACACTACTTACccacgatgctcacgatgaaaTTCCCGACGAGGAACGCGAACCGGACTTTGACTTGGGTCGACTGGTCCAAGGGTGGGCCGCACCCGGCGAAGTTTCTCCGGCTCGACCTGACCGTGGAGATGCTGAACCAGATGAGGACAGGCACGGAATGCGTGTACAATGGGAAGCCTACCAATGTTTGCTACTTGTTTGCCAGGAAATTCACCGCAAACGCATTGGATCGGTTGCTGAGATTTGCTCCAAAGGTGATGAACTTTTGA
- the LOC140813562 gene encoding protein SAR DEFICIENT 1-like isoform X2: MAAKRLRDDGSDDDQDQTSKLKRMRAGPSFASVIREVVMKNFFDNMCSTLEPLIRKVVSEEVENRLRARRLDWIPRCPSGAIGRLDQNEDYCRIRMNLKLRFTERLSLPIFTGTKILDVHNNPLQIILDGHDHHQYIPPCSSIRVEILVLDGDFLGTSDNDTWTEDEFSRYIVRERTGKRPLIAGESKVNLWSGIGAVGDIEFTDNSSWIRSRRFRLGARVVKIQGGNSSQNMRIREAVTEPFVVKDHRGELYKKHHPPALDDEVWRLEKIGKGGAFHQKLASEGIHTVQDFLKLSMVDSTKLRTIMGAMSDRMWESTLKHAKTCVMGTKLYRCHGDNYILTINPICQLVEIEIEGRIYLESDFKRIQGAYVQRLVKDAYTKWNCLEEFDSQAHNTTQLALTHKGHEMEGDSYNCSEQMAIRCYGGGDAYLMNGTCSEVETMSNNEDQGEWALNSGLYIGQY, from the exons ATGGCTGCGAAACGGCTTCGTGACGACGGCTCTGACGATGATCAAGATCAAACGTCGAAACTGAAGAGGATGAGAGCCGGGCCATCTTTTGCTTC GGTAATACGAGAGGTGGTTATGAAGAATTTCTTCGACAACATGTGCTCAACTTTGGAACCGTTGATTCGCAAAgtg GTAAGTGAAGAAGTGGAAAATAGACTGAGGGCTCGTCGGTTGGATTGGATCCCGAGATGTCCTTCCGGTGCCATAGGAAGACTTGATCAAAATGAGGATTACTGTCGAATACGAATGAACCTCAAATTAAGATTTACGGAAAGGCTTTCGCTCCCGATATTCACCGGCACCAAGATTTTGGACGTCCACAACAACCCTCTTCAAATAATCCTAGATGGCCACGATCATCATCAATATATTCCCCCTTGCTCGTCCATCAGGGTCGAGATCTTGGTCCTCGATGGGGACTTTCTCGGTACTAGTGATAACGATACATGGACTGAAGATGAATTTTCTCGGTATATCGTGAGGGAGAGAACGGGGAAACGGCCCTTGATTGCAGGGGAATCGAAGGTTAACTTGTGGAGTGGCATCGGTGCGGTCGGGGACATCGAGTTTACGGATAATTCGAGCTGGATTCGGAGTAGGAGATTCCGGCTTGGGGCTAGGGTGGTGAAAATCCAAGGTGGGAACAGCTCGCAAAATATGAGAATACGTGAAGCCGTGACCGAACCTTTTGTTGTTAAAGACCATCGCGGTGAAT TGTACAAGAAACATCATCCACCAGCTTTAGACGACGAGGTTTGGAGACTGGAGAAGATAGGAAAAGGGGGAGCATTTCACCAGAAACTAGCATCTGAGGGTATTCACACTGTCCAAGATTTCTTGAAGCTTTCCATGGTTGATTCCACAAAACTTAGAACg ATAATGGGAGCAATGTCGGACAGAATGTGGGAATCGACCTTAAAGCATGCTAAGACTTGTGTGATGGGCACCAAGTTGTATAGATGTCATGGGGACAACTACATCTTGACCATCAATCCCATATGCCAACTGGTCGAGATCGAAATCGAAGGTCGAATCTACTTGGAGAGCGACTTTAAAAGAATACAAGGG GCCTACGTACAACGTTTGGTGAAAGATGCATATACAAAATGGAATTGCTTGGAAGAATTCGATAGCCAAGCCCACAACACAACACAACTAGCACTGACCCACAAAG GTCATGAAATGGAGGGGGATTCATACAACTGTAGTGAACAAATGGCGATAAGGTGCTATGGAGGAGGGGATGCGTACTTAATGAATGGAACCTGCAGCGAGGTGGAGACGATGTCGAACAATGAAGATCAGGGGGAATGGGCTCTAAATTCAGGGTTGTATATCGGCCAATATTGA
- the LOC140813562 gene encoding protein SAR DEFICIENT 1-like isoform X1 produces the protein MAAKRLRDDGSDDDQDQTSKLKRMRAGPSFASVIREVVMKNFFDNMCSTLEPLIRKVVSEEVENRLRARRLDWIPRCPSGAIGRLDQNEDYCRIRMNLKLRFTERLSLPIFTGTKILDVHNNPLQIILDGHDHHQYIPPCSSIRVEILVLDGDFLGTSDNDTWTEDEFSRYIVRERTGKRPLIAGESKVNLWSGIGAVGDIEFTDNSSWIRSRRFRLGARVVKIQGGNSSQNMRIREAVTEPFVVKDHRGELYKKHHPPALDDEVWRLEKIGKGGAFHQKLASEGIHTVQDFLKLSMVDSTKLRTIMGAMSDRMWESTLKHAKTCVMGTKLYRCHGDNYILTINPICQLVEIEIEGRIYLESDFKRIQGQAYVQRLVKDAYTKWNCLEEFDSQAHNTTQLALTHKGHEMEGDSYNCSEQMAIRCYGGGDAYLMNGTCSEVETMSNNEDQGEWALNSGLYIGQY, from the exons ATGGCTGCGAAACGGCTTCGTGACGACGGCTCTGACGATGATCAAGATCAAACGTCGAAACTGAAGAGGATGAGAGCCGGGCCATCTTTTGCTTC GGTAATACGAGAGGTGGTTATGAAGAATTTCTTCGACAACATGTGCTCAACTTTGGAACCGTTGATTCGCAAAgtg GTAAGTGAAGAAGTGGAAAATAGACTGAGGGCTCGTCGGTTGGATTGGATCCCGAGATGTCCTTCCGGTGCCATAGGAAGACTTGATCAAAATGAGGATTACTGTCGAATACGAATGAACCTCAAATTAAGATTTACGGAAAGGCTTTCGCTCCCGATATTCACCGGCACCAAGATTTTGGACGTCCACAACAACCCTCTTCAAATAATCCTAGATGGCCACGATCATCATCAATATATTCCCCCTTGCTCGTCCATCAGGGTCGAGATCTTGGTCCTCGATGGGGACTTTCTCGGTACTAGTGATAACGATACATGGACTGAAGATGAATTTTCTCGGTATATCGTGAGGGAGAGAACGGGGAAACGGCCCTTGATTGCAGGGGAATCGAAGGTTAACTTGTGGAGTGGCATCGGTGCGGTCGGGGACATCGAGTTTACGGATAATTCGAGCTGGATTCGGAGTAGGAGATTCCGGCTTGGGGCTAGGGTGGTGAAAATCCAAGGTGGGAACAGCTCGCAAAATATGAGAATACGTGAAGCCGTGACCGAACCTTTTGTTGTTAAAGACCATCGCGGTGAAT TGTACAAGAAACATCATCCACCAGCTTTAGACGACGAGGTTTGGAGACTGGAGAAGATAGGAAAAGGGGGAGCATTTCACCAGAAACTAGCATCTGAGGGTATTCACACTGTCCAAGATTTCTTGAAGCTTTCCATGGTTGATTCCACAAAACTTAGAACg ATAATGGGAGCAATGTCGGACAGAATGTGGGAATCGACCTTAAAGCATGCTAAGACTTGTGTGATGGGCACCAAGTTGTATAGATGTCATGGGGACAACTACATCTTGACCATCAATCCCATATGCCAACTGGTCGAGATCGAAATCGAAGGTCGAATCTACTTGGAGAGCGACTTTAAAAGAATACAAGGG CAGGCCTACGTACAACGTTTGGTGAAAGATGCATATACAAAATGGAATTGCTTGGAAGAATTCGATAGCCAAGCCCACAACACAACACAACTAGCACTGACCCACAAAG GTCATGAAATGGAGGGGGATTCATACAACTGTAGTGAACAAATGGCGATAAGGTGCTATGGAGGAGGGGATGCGTACTTAATGAATGGAACCTGCAGCGAGGTGGAGACGATGTCGAACAATGAAGATCAGGGGGAATGGGCTCTAAATTCAGGGTTGTATATCGGCCAATATTGA
- the LOC140837455 gene encoding AP-3 complex subunit delta-like, with translation MAAPSLMESLFQRSLDDLVKSMRLTPPSTLPDFISKSIDEIRREIKSTDPLTKSTALQKLTYLHSLHGVDMSWAAFHSIELSSSPAHSHKRIAYLSASLSFDPFTTDVILLLTHQLRKDLTSSNVHDVGIALSTLSSIANTDLSRDLTPELFNLLASGKFLVRKKATACVLRVFEQYPDAVRVCFKRVVENLECTDVGVLSATVGLFCELAVKEPRSYLPLAPEFYKVLVECRNNWVLIKILKIFSLLCPLEPRLGRRVVEPICEHLERSGAKSLVFECVRTIVASLSGHESALKLAVGKIREFLLDDDSNLKYLGLQALAIVAEKHLWAVMENKEVIVKALSDIDVNIKLVALRLVMSIVTEDNVAEICRILISHALKSDPEFCNEILGFILLTSSRNFYEIIFDFDWYVSFLGEMARIPHCQKGKEIEDHLVDIGMRVKDARSELVHVARDLLIDPALLGNPFIHKVLSAAAWVSGEYVELSRNPFELMEALLQPRTSLLPPSVRVVYVQSTFKVLAFCLHSYLSLDRKDTSPSTESTDYQVSSDVVASCSLPNTKMDGKIAVIAPDLTSAASSMARHLTRKSMMDLVQLVESNLGPLAFSDEVEVQERANNVLGLIKFVKSNLCGSLDQLEGDKMNRELEALEMIKLTVDTFSEELGPVSVNAQDRVPVPGDLQLKGNLSDLESILSDFKLPMSTSFSLVKPCSTEKDAPSIPECQNKDDTESSTESTSLLAEHRKRHGLYYLGSHDKEMITGDYPPANEPTLDATDETEGLLKLAEQSIVTKKKPNQSKPRPVVVKLDDGEGTNDTSERTELKNDRISGAVQEVLLGNEAVPSTSRSKSSDKSSKRRENTKFVVGIPGSRNMTTNIDVTEPVLAGSRRQKDHIHGEDRKDQSSMKEKENDQQSEQKKGRRRGKHKSRQRAEVEVNMEAKSPVIPDFLL, from the coding sequence ATGGCTGCTCCTTCGCTAATGGAGTCCCTTTTCCAGAGATCATTGGATGACCTTGTCAAATCCATGCGTCTCACCCCGCCTTCCACTCTTCCCGACTTCATTTCCAAATCCATCGATGAAATTCGTCGCGAGATCAAATCAACCGATCCCTTAACCAAATCAACCGCcctccaaaaacttacctaCCTCCACTCCCTACACGGAGTTGACATGTCTTGGGCAGCTTTTCACTCCATCGAGCTTTCCTCCTCACCTGCGCATTCCCACAAACGCATTGCGTACCTCTCTGCTTCGCTCTCCTTCGACCCTTTTACTACGGATGTTATTCTTCTTCTCACCCATCAGCTGCGGAAGGATCTCACCTCATCCAATGTACACGACGTGGGTATTGCTCTTTCCACCCTCTCCTCTATTGCCAACACTGATTTGTCGCGTGATTTAACTCCCGAATTGTTTAATTTGCTTGCTAGTGGTAAGTTTTTAGTTAGGAAGAAAGCTACGGCTTGTGTCTTGAGAGTCTTCGAGCAGTACCCGGATGCGGTTCGGGTTTGTTTTAAACGGGTAGTAGAGAATCTTGAGTGTACTGATGTGGGGGTGTTGTCAGCGACTGTGGGATTGTTCTGTGAGCTCGCCGTGAAAGAACCCAGATCATATTTGCCTTTGGCTCCTGAGTTTTATAAGGTTTTAGTGGAGTGTAGGAATAATTGGGTTCTCATTAAGATTTTGAAGATATTTTCCCTGTTATGCCCGCTTGAGCCCAGGTTGGGGAGAAGAGTGGTGGAGCCAATTTGCGAGCATTTAGAAAGGAGTGGAGCGAAATCTTTGGTATTTGAGTGTGTCCGGACTATTGTTGCTAGTTTGAGTGGGCATGAATCTGCATTGAAGCTTGCAGTTGGCAAAATACGAGAGTTTTTGTTAGATGATGATTCAAATCTCAAGTATCTTGGACTGCAAGCACTTGCCATTGTTGCTGAGAAGCATTTGTGGGCTGTTATGGAGAATAAGGAGGTTATAGTTAAGGCTTTGAGTGATATTGATGTGAACATTAAACTTGTGGCCTTGAGGCTTGTGATGTCTATTGTCACCGAGGATAATGTTGCGGAAATTTGCAGGATTTTGATTAGTCATGCACTAAAGTCTGACCCAGAGTTTTGCAATGAGATTTTGGGGTTCATATTGTTGACTTCTTCAAGAAATTTCTATGAAATAATTTTCGATTTTGATTGGTACGTGTCGTTTCTCGGGGAAATGGCAAGGATTCCACATTGTCAGAAAGGGAAAGAGATTGAGGACCATCTTGTTGATATTGGCATGAGGGTTAAGGATGCTAGATCTGAGCTTGTTCATGTTGCTCGAGATTTGTTGATTGATCCAGCTTTACTTGGCAATCCATTTATCCACAAGGTTCTATCTGCTGCTGCTTGGGTTTCAGGAGAGTATGTCGAGCTTTCAAGAAATCCATTTGAGCTTATGGAAGCATTGTTACAACCACGGACTAGTCTCCTGCCACCATCAGTAAGAGTTGTATATGTGCAGTCCACATTTAAAGTGCTGGCATTCTGTTTGCATTCATATCTCTCATTGGACAGAAAAGATACTTCACCGTCGACAGAATCAACAGATTACCAGGTTAGTTCTGATGTTGTAGCAAGCTGTTCGTTGCCTAATACCAAAATGGATGGAAAAATTGCGGTTATTGCTCCTGACTTGACTTCTGCAGCTTCGTCAATGGCACGTCATCTAACTCGTAAATCTATGATGGACCTGGTACAGCTTGTTGAATCCAATTTGGGACCCTTGGCTTTTAGTGATGAAGTAGAAGTGCAGGAGAGGGCAAATAATGTTCTTGGTTTAATTAAGTTCGTGAAATCAAATTTGTGTGGCTCTTTAGACCAGCTTGAAGGAGATAAAATGAATAGAGAACTTGAGGCTTTGGAAATGATTAAGTTGACTGTTGATACATTTTCAGAGGAGCTTGGTCCAGTTTCAGTTAATGCCCAGGATAGAGTGCCTGTACCAGGTGACCTGCAACTTAAAGGAAACCTCAGTGACTTGGAATCAATTCTCAGTGATTTTAAGTTACCAATGTCAACTTCATTTTCTCTGGTAAAACCTTGTTCGACGGAGAAAGATGCCCCTAGCATTCCCGAATGCCAGAATAAGGATGACACTGAGTCATCAACTGAGTCAACTTCTTTACTTGCGGAGCATCGGAAGCGTCACGGGCTATATTATCTTGGCTCACATGATAAAGAAATGATCACCGGTGACTACCCACCTGCTAATGAACCTACACTAGATGCTACTGATGAAACAGAGGGTCTTCTCAAGCTGGCTGAGCAATCAATTGTCACTAAGAAAAAACCGAACCAATCAAAGCCAAGGCCTGTGGTTGTGAAATTGGATGATGGTGAAGGAACAAATGACACCTCTGAAAGAACGGAGTTGAAGAATGATCGTATCTCTGGTGCAGTGCAAGAAGTGCTTTTAGGCAATGAAGCTGTACCATCAACTTCAAGAAGTAAATCATCAGACAAATCAAGTAAGAGACGGGAGAATACTAAGTTTGTTGTTGGAATACCAGGATCAAGAAATATGACGACGAATATTGATGTAACTGAGCCAGTTTTAGCTGGTTCAAGAAGACAAAAAGATCATATTCATGGTGAAGACAGAAAAGATCAAAGTTCCATGAAGGAGAAAGAAAACGATCAGCAAAGCGAGCAGAAAAAAGGTCGTCGACGTGGTAAGCACAAGAGTCGGCAAAGAGCAGAGGTGGAAGTAAATATGGAAGCAAAATCACCTGTAATCCCAGATTTCCTCTTATAG